In one Zalophus californianus isolate mZalCal1 chromosome 10, mZalCal1.pri.v2, whole genome shotgun sequence genomic region, the following are encoded:
- the GP2 gene encoding pancreatic secretory granule membrane major glycoprotein GP2 encodes MTCTSQLMERMGSYVLWLALASCILTLASTEQQDDRNSTLIRSYDPCQNYTRLDEPSRSMEYTGQGQLCDRDKNGWYRFVGDGGVRLPETCVPMYRCQTDAPMWLNGTHPTLEEGIVTRTACAHWSGNCCLWKSKVLVKACPGEFHVYQLQGTPKCSLRYCTDPYTVKNECENACRPEEECSFLNGTWDCYCRQDLNSSDVHSLQPQLNCGAQEIRVSLDKCQLGGLGFGDKVIAYLRDWNCNSITQREERNWISVTSPTEARACGNILERNGTHAIYKNTLSVANEFIIRDTILNINFQCAYPLDMKVSLQTALQPIVSSLNISVDGDGEFTVRMALFQDQNYTSPYEGAVALLTVESMLYVGAILERGDTSRFNLLLRNCYATPTKDKTDPVKYFIIRNGCPNQYDSTIRVEENGVSSESRFSVQMFMFAGNYDLVFLHCEIHLCDSLNEQCQPSCSRSQLRSEVVAINPAQVLDLGPITRRGTPSLGVVNGTPSSAGFLVAWPMLLLPVLLAGLF; translated from the exons ATGACCTGCACATCTCAGCTTATGGAAAGGATGGGCTCTTATGTCTTGTGGCTGGCCTTGGCCTCCTGCATTCTGACCCTGGCATCTACAGAACAGCAAG ATGACAGAAACTCCACCCTCATTCGTTCCTATGACCCCTGCCAGAATTACACCCGCCTGGATGAACCCTCACGGAGTATGGAGTACACAGGACAGGGCCAGCTGTGTGACAGGGACAAGAATGGATGGTACCGCTTTGTGGGAGACGGAGGAGTGAGGTTGCCAGAGACCTGTGTCCCAATGTACCGATGCCAGACAGATGCCCCTATGTGGCTGAATGGGACTCACCCCACCCTGGAGGAGGGCATTGTCACCCGCACCGCTTGTGCCCACTGGAGCGGCAACTGCTGTCTCTGGAAGAGCAAGGTGCTGGTGAAGGCCTGCCCAGGCGAGTTCCATGTGTACCAGCTGCAGGGCACCCCCAAGTGTAGTCTGAGGTACTGCACAG ACCCCTACACTGTGAAGAACGAGTGTGAGAATGCCTGCCGCCCGGAGGAAGAATGCAGCTTTCTCAATGGCACCTGGGACTGTTACTGCAGACAGGACCTCAACAGCTCTG ATGTCCACAGTTTGCAGCCTCAGCTGAACTGTGGAGCTCAGGAGATCAGGGTGTCACTGGACAAGTGTCAGCTGGGAGGCCTGGGTTTTGGGGACAAGGTCATTGCCTACCTGCGAGACTGGAACTGCAACAGCATCACgcaaagagaggagagaaactgGATATCTGTGACTAGCCCTACTGAGGCTAGGGCCTGCGGAAACATTCTGGAG AGAAATGGAACCCATGCCATCTACAAAAACACCCTCTCCGTGGCCAATGAGTTCATCATCAGAGACACCATCCTCAACATCAATTTCCAGTGTGCCTACCCACTGGACATGAAAGTCAGCCTCCAAACTGCCCTGCAGCCCATTGTAAG TTCTCTGAACATCAGTGTGGACGGGGATGGAGAGTTCACTGTCAGGATGGCCCTGTTCCAAGACCAGAACTACACATCTCCTTACGAAGGGGCCGTAGCTCTTCTGACTGTTGAATCCATGCTCTATGTGGGAGCCATCTTGGAGAGAGGGGACACCTCCCGGTTTAACCTGTTGTTGAGGAACTGCTATGCCACACCTACCAAAGACAAGACTGACCCTGTGAAATATTTCATCATCAGAAACGG CTGCCCAAATCAATATGATTCCACCATCCGTGTGGAGGAGAATGGGGTGTCCTCAGAAAGCCGGTTCTCAGTTCAGATGTTCATGTTTGCTGGAAATTATGACCTAGTTTTCCTGCATTGTGAGATTCATCTCTGCGATTCCCTTAATGAACAGTGCCAGCCG TCTTGCTCAAGAAGTCAACTCCGCAGTGAAGTAGTGGCTATCAATCCAGCCCAGGTTCTAGATTTGGGACCCATCACTCGGAGAG GCACTCCATCTCTTGGCGTCGTGAACGGAACCCCCAGCTCTGCAG GGTTCCTGGTGGCCTGGCCCATGCTTCTCCTGCCTGTGCTCCTGGCTGGGTTGTTCTGA